In Populus alba chromosome 1, ASM523922v2, whole genome shotgun sequence, a single window of DNA contains:
- the LOC118035872 gene encoding uncharacterized protein codes for MGDVQGKRKGDPDIERVLGIQTREDQLGFCEKRNDLLKYTRSAEKGIKFHNKKHKGAKFKLVEIISACSFFSMGVWEHINFTASEDDKSLKLFFAELSHGEAHWGRNHNTEAEKITACCLLEEGSTKDYCGFCPHENKVHHPLQGFTAGIRW; via the exons ATGGGCGACGTCCAAGGGAAGAGAAAAGGTGATCCGGATATTGAACGAGTTCTGGGAATCCAAACTCGGGAAGATCAGCTCGGATTTTGTGAGAAACG gAATGACCTGCTAAAATACACAAGGAGTGCAGAAAAAGGCATAAAATTCCACAACAAGAAGCACAAG gGTGCTAAATTTAAGCTGGTGGAGATCATATCTgcatgttctttcttttctatggGTGTTTGGGAGCATATCAACTTCACTGCTTCTGAAGATGACAAGTCTctgaaattgttttttgctGAATTGTCACATGGAGAAGCTCACTGGGGAAGGAATCATAATACAGAAGCTGAAAAAATTACTGCATGTTGTTTGTTGGAAGAAG ggtCTACAAAAGATTACTGTGGATTTTGTCCCCATGAAAACAAAGTTCATCACCCTCTTCAGGGATTTACAGCAGGGATTCGCTGGtga